From Salvelinus namaycush isolate Seneca chromosome 24, SaNama_1.0, whole genome shotgun sequence, one genomic window encodes:
- the LOC120019245 gene encoding zinc finger and BTB domain-containing protein 25-like, protein MDVSSHSLFLLQQLNIQREFGFLCDCTVAIGNVYFKAHRAVLAAFSNYFKMIFIHQSSECIKIQPTDIQPDVFSYLLHIMYTGMGPKQPVDQGRLQEGIKFLHAYQLCRNPDEGSPDVGDLVRMSNLYGIQISSQLANKEGTGGPKGSAGTRRGGGPEDGRSSTQAGRSHAAQFSMTVGMEGIPSSDRQPFSGLLRGVSSVASGDDSNISTRIKQERVEEGEGEEGHQALGRVGSPTSPSAQGGSPCQGLLFKDGPLVLLCPHCGERCSSPEGLRKHLFSHAACTMDPSGLMEGLSQGGVGDPEGPEDQQQRGAPQDQLDAGCLEEALRQSQALANELAAELSWSRGGIAIGTSPPPTTTSTTSQSRKRKIACAVCSLRFAQKSQLQEHMYTHTGKPSRYHRYSRLCSQLIHASGHFCEGPPEGGVGVAASTTVMLAEESNREAQDNGSSCYSLDSEISQESVDAVTVE, encoded by the exons ATGGACGTGTCCAGCCACAGCCTGTTCCTCCTGCAGCAGCTCAACATCCAGAGGGAGTTCGGCTTCCTGTGTGACTGTACTGTCGCCATTGGCAACGTGTACTTCAAGGCCCACCGGGCCGTCCTGGCTGCCTTCTCCAACTACTTCAAGATGATCTTCATTCATCAGTCAAG TGAGTGCATTAAAATACAGCCCACGGACATCCAGCCGGATGTGTTCAGCTACCTGCTCCACATCATGTACACTGGCATGGGCCCCAAGCAGCCAGTGGACCAGGGCCGCCTGCAGGAGGGCATCAAGTTTCTCCATGCCTACCAGCTGTGCCGTAACCCCGACGAGGGGTCCCCCGATGTCGGCGACCTGGTCCGTATGTCCAACCTGTACGGTATTCAGATTTCATCCCAGTTGGCAAACAAAGAGGGTACTGGGGGCCCTAAAGGTAGTGCAGGGACCCGAAGAGGCGGCGGCCCGGAGGACGGGCGTTCGTCCACCCAGGCGGGCCGCTCCCACGCCGCACAGTTCTCGATGACCGTGGGGATGGAGGGCATCCCCTCCTCGGACCGTCAGCCCTTCTCTGGTCTCCTCCGTGGCGTCTCCTCAGTGGCTTCCGGCGACGACTCAAACATCTCGACACGCATCAagcaggagagggtggaggaaggggagggagaggagggccaCCAGGCACTGGGAAGGGTAGGGTCCCCAACGTCTCCTTCAGCCCAGGGCGGCAGCCCCTGCCAGGGCCTCCTGTTCAAGGATGGCCCTCTGGTGCTGCTGTGCCCCCACTGTGGCGAGCGCTGCTCCTCCCCCGAGGGGCTCCGCAAGCACCTGTTCAGCCATGCCGCCTGCACCATGGATCCCAGTGGACTAATGGAGGGCCTCTCCCAGGGTGGGGTAGGGGACCCAGAGGGCCCTGAGGACCAGCAGCAACGTGGGGCCCCCCaggatcagctagatgcaggctgCTTGGAGGAGGCCCTGCGGCAGAGCCAGGCCTTAGCTAATGAGCTAGCTGCTGAGCTAAGTTGGAGCAGGGGCGGTATAGCCATTGGCACTAGtccaccccccaccaccacctccactaccAGTCAATCACGAAAGCGCAAGATCGCTTGTGCTGTGTGCAGCTTGCGTTTCGCCCAGAAGAGCCAGCTGCAGGAGCACATGTATACTCACACGGGCAAGCCGTCACGCTACCACCGCTACAGCCGCCTCTGCAGCCAGCTCATCCACGCCTCCGGACACTTCTGCGAGGGGCCACCGGAGGGCGGCGTTGGGGTGGCAGCAAGCACCACAGTAATGTTGGCGGAGGAGTCCAACAGGGAAGCTCAGGACAATGGCAGCTCCTGCTATTCGCTAGACTCTGAGATCTCACAAGAGAGCGTAGATGCCGTCACTGTGGAATGA